A section of the Scylla paramamosain isolate STU-SP2022 chromosome 33, ASM3559412v1, whole genome shotgun sequence genome encodes:
- the LOC135089854 gene encoding proton channel OtopLc-like isoform X9, which yields MRESEVSGSSALVSPVQSRRRPTHGLPRQHPHSRVRKVSAPPELQPHLGGTQPQHSNAHAHAHTIQGHGGTNPDHADRSSNSEYILSLPSQTQLSRGFYSSSDSGVPSEYSSCGGHVAEVNRHAPQTSFSPTASVNDLANQHQTHETQDVSFYQSDSDSESLDDLPQGHRKSGVVGEMNNQTLNHTHMEPSPLVLPVGSPPPLNRIPTEPIMNTPPPHPAGVHHNQARRHSMVVQLNLQGAATPLSGFTQAPNTTRSVSMVSLTGNPVVSTSMYPNLHNDTQSIYSDVGYSPPGAYHGIQHMDSQASLTGVPHKVESQQALVNPHPEAGCGAMPEPHHGAPQPVDDEEKRSWFIHTLSENLSIIYAVFLVTLGIVIYLADTFNNHDSAMAEAFNVFLIVVQLLWLFYVHVDVRRYVSHISRALEEAKTKQVNKDEQVQLEPTGDGQYQLRINVPEAPRTIPQYYGFTSGRHGGSLYLKIGATVFCLGYLIHTGLNLGQKILYLTEDNEDFENCTCTTDVVMYVLQPVYAFYQLFFIFKYSNLIINRRKVFARFGIMHCIASSLCFWVFTIMQETLQAIFMKSKDKSYDYSGTTEAYKKYSLLNDLDGDDSIENDVDHSVTYAAKKVPASSSWTINYGCENDTHLSSMINATTPYLYPFSIEFNILMVGLWILLWENIGRFERHTHIPSVEVTYEEDNSKSLSSNLIIYVDCHASNRGLFAGLLMTVATVISIILFFIFSASESTRALGATVNGASEVILLSCMLVAGFFAYNSIRLLDMIKHGISAVDDILLFVCLPCIFFYAFFTMVPSITDGNYLSVCVSVLQVSQVILQTALMNDGLRRCSNSQALQHKKPGREVITYLVVANVAMWLLQTFEIKSSEGNSLFYDFYGKELWTLLSHLTLPLALFYRFHSSVCLADMWKASYEPEESH from the exons ATGCG TGAGAGCGAGGTGAGCGGGAGCAGCGCCCTCGTGTCTCCGGTCCAGAGTCGGCGCCGCCCGACGCACGGACTTCCGCGCCAGCACCCACACAGCCGCGTGAGGAAGGTGAGCGCGCCGCCGGAGTTGCAGCCGCACTTGGGTGGCACTCAGCCCCAGCACAGcaacgcccacgcccacgcccacaccatCCAGGGCCACGGCGGCACGAATCCCGATCACGCGGACCGGTCCTCCAACTCGGAATATATCCTCAGCCTGCCCTCACAGACGCAGC TGTCTCGGGGCTTCTACAGCAGCTCGGACTCCGGAGTGCCGTCCGAGTATTCTTCTTGCGGAGGCCATGTGGCAGAAGTGAACCGCCACGCCCCGCAGACCAGCTTCTCTCCCACAGCTTCCGTGAACGACCTCGCGAACCAGCACCAGACTCACGAGACTCAGGACGTGTCCTTCTACCAGTCCGACTCTGATAGCGAG AGTCTGGACGACTTGCCTCAAGGTCACCGCAAGTCTGGTGTTGTTGGTGAGATGAATAACCAGACGCTGAACCACACCCACATGGAGCCCTCCCCCCTGGTGCTCCCGGTGGGTTCCCCACCCCCCCTCAACCGCATCCCCACGGAGCCCATCATGAACACTCCGCCTCCCCACCCGGCGGGCGTCCACCACAACCAGGCCCGGCGCCACAGCATGGTGGTGCAGCTCAACCTGCAGGGCGCGGCGACACCCCTCTCGGGATTCACGCAGGCGCCCAACACCACGCGCTCCGTGTCCATGGTGTCGCTGACCGGCAACCCCGTGGTATCCACCAGCATGTACCCCAACCTGCACAACGACACGCAGTCCATCTACAGCGACGTGGGCTACAGTCCGCCCGGCGCCTACCACGGCATCCAGCACATGGACTCCCAGGCGTCCCTGACGGGTGTCCCGCACAAGGTGGAGAGCCAGCAGGCGCTGGTCAATCCCCACCCCGAGGCAGGATGCGGCGCCATGCCCGAGCCTCACCACGGGGCGCCGCAACCCGTCGATGACGAGGAGAAGAGGTCCTGGTTCATCCACACACTGAGCGAGAACCTGAGCATCATCTACGCGGTGTTCCTGGTCACGCTGGGCATCGTCATCTACCTGGCAGACACCTTCAACAACCACGACTCCGCAATGGCCGAGGCCTTTAACGTGTTCCTGATCGTGGTGCAGCTGCTCTGGCTCTTCTACGTGCACGTGGATGTGCGCCGCTACGTGAGCCACATCTCGCGGGCGCTGGAGGAGGCCAAGACCAAGCAGGTGAACAAGGACGAGCAGGTGCAGCTGGAGCCCACCGGGGACGGCCAGTACCAGCTGCGCATCAACGTGCCCGAGGCGCCGAGGACCATCCCGCAGTACTATGGCTTCACCTCGGGCAGGCACGGCGGCTCCCTCTACCTCAAGATCGGTGCTACAG TCTTCTGCCTGGGTTACCTGATCCACACCGGCCTTAACCTGGGCCAGAAGATCCTGTACCTGACGGAGGACAACGAGGACTTCGAGAATTGCACGTGCACGACTGACGTGGTGATGTACGTGCTGCAGCCTGTGTACGCCTTCTACCagctcttcttcatcttcaagtACTCCAAC CTCATCATCAACCGCAGGAAGGTGTTTGCGAGGTTCGGCATCATGCACTGCATCGCCTCCTCGCTGTGCTTCTGGGTGTTCACCATCATGCAGGAAACACTCCAGGCCATCTTCATGAAGAGCAAGGACAAGAGCTACGACTACAGCGGCACCACCGAGGCCTACAAGAAGTACTCGCTGCTCAACGACCTGGACGGCGACGACTCCATCGAGAACGACGTTGACCACTCGGTGACCTATGCGGCCAAGAAGGTTCCCGCCTCGTCCTCGTGGACCATCAACTACGGGTGTGAGAACGACACCCACCTGTCCAGCATGATCAACGCCACCACGCCCTACCTCTACCCCTTCAGCATCGAGTTTAACATCCTGATGGTGGGTCTCTGGATCCTCCTGTGGGAGAACATCGGCCGCTTCGAGCGCCACACGCACATTCCCTCAGTGGAGGTGACCTACGAAGAGGACAACAGCAAGTCGCTCAGCTCGAACCTCATCATCTATGTGGACTGCCACGCTTCCAATCGCGGCCTGTTCGCCGGCCTGCTGATGACCGTAGCCACCGTCATCTCCATTATcctgttcttcatcttctcggCGTCCGAGAGCACCCGCGCGCTGGGCGCCACCGTCAACGGCGCCAGCGAGGTGATCCTGCTATCCTGCATGTTAGTGGCGGGATTCTTCGCCTACAACTCCATCCGCCTGCTGGACATGATCAAGCACGGCATCAGCgccgtggacgacatcctgctTTTCGTGTGCCTGCCCTGCATCTTTTTCTACGCCTTCTTCACCATGGTGCCTTCCATCACGGACGGCAACTACCTGTCCGTGTGCGTTTCCGTCCTGCAGGTGTCCCAGGTCATCCTGCAGACAGCGCTGATGAACGATGGCCTGCGCCGCTGCTCCAACTCGCAGGCGTTGCAGCACAAGAAGCCCGGCAGGGAGGTGATCACGTACCTGGTGGTGGCCAACGTGGCAATGTGGCTGCTGCAGACATTTGAGATCAAGAGCTCCGAGGGAAACTCCCTATTCTACGACTTTTACGGCAAG GAGCTGTGGACGCTGCTGTCCCACTTGACGCTGCCACTCGCGCTCTTCTACCGCTTCCACTCCTCCGTGTGTCTGGCGGACATGTGGAAGGCGTCGTACGAGCCGGAGGAGTCCCACTAG
- the LOC135089854 gene encoding proton channel OtopLc-like isoform X2 has protein sequence MEKPRNSISCRSPRIGGDARTDTSSWGNSESESEVSGSSALVSPVQSRRRPTHGLPRQHPHSRVRKVSAPPELQPHLGGTQPQHSNAHAHAHTIQGHGGTNPDHADRSSNSEYILSLPSQTQLSRGFYSSSDSGVPSEYSSCGGHVAEVNRHAPQTSFSPTASVNDLANQHQTHETQDVSFYQSDSDSESLDDLPQGHRKSGVVGEMNNQTLNHTHMEPSPLVLPVGSPPPLNRIPTEPIMNTPPPHPAGVHHNQARRHSMVVQLNLQGAATPLSGFTQAPNTTRSVSMVSLTGNPVVSTSMYPNLHNDTQSIYSDVGYSPPGAYHGIQHMDSQASLTGVPHKVESQQALVNPHPEAGCGAMPEPHHGAPQPVDDEEKRSWFIHTLSENLSIIYAVFLVTLGIVIYLADTFNNHDSAMAEAFNVFLIVVQLLWLFYVHVDVRRYVSHISRALEEAKTKQVNKDEQVQLEPTGDGQYQLRINVPEAPRTIPQYYGFTSGRHGGSLYLKIGATVFCLGYLIHTGLNLGQKILYLTEDNEDFENCTCTTDVVMYVLQPVYAFYQLFFIFKYSNLIINRRKVFARFGIMHCIASSLCFWVFTIMQETLQAIFMKSKDKSYDYSGTTEAYKKYSLLNDLDGDDSIENDVDHSVTYAAKKVPASSSWTINYGCENDTHLSSMINATTPYLYPFSIEFNILMVGLWILLWENIGRFERHTHIPSVEVTYEEDNSKSLSSNLIIYVDCHASNRGLFAGLLMTVATVISIILFFIFSASESTRALGATVNGASEVILLSCMLVAGFFAYNSIRLLDMIKHGISAVDDILLFVCLPCIFFYAFFTMVPSITDGNYLSVCVSVLQVSQVILQTALMNDGLRRCSNSQALQHKKPGREVITYLVVANVAMWLLQTFEIKSSEGNSLFYDFYGKELWTLLSHLTLPLALFYRFHSSVCLADMWKASYEPEESH, from the exons TGAGAGCGAGGTGAGCGGGAGCAGCGCCCTCGTGTCTCCGGTCCAGAGTCGGCGCCGCCCGACGCACGGACTTCCGCGCCAGCACCCACACAGCCGCGTGAGGAAGGTGAGCGCGCCGCCGGAGTTGCAGCCGCACTTGGGTGGCACTCAGCCCCAGCACAGcaacgcccacgcccacgcccacaccatCCAGGGCCACGGCGGCACGAATCCCGATCACGCGGACCGGTCCTCCAACTCGGAATATATCCTCAGCCTGCCCTCACAGACGCAGC TGTCTCGGGGCTTCTACAGCAGCTCGGACTCCGGAGTGCCGTCCGAGTATTCTTCTTGCGGAGGCCATGTGGCAGAAGTGAACCGCCACGCCCCGCAGACCAGCTTCTCTCCCACAGCTTCCGTGAACGACCTCGCGAACCAGCACCAGACTCACGAGACTCAGGACGTGTCCTTCTACCAGTCCGACTCTGATAGCGAG AGTCTGGACGACTTGCCTCAAGGTCACCGCAAGTCTGGTGTTGTTGGTGAGATGAATAACCAGACGCTGAACCACACCCACATGGAGCCCTCCCCCCTGGTGCTCCCGGTGGGTTCCCCACCCCCCCTCAACCGCATCCCCACGGAGCCCATCATGAACACTCCGCCTCCCCACCCGGCGGGCGTCCACCACAACCAGGCCCGGCGCCACAGCATGGTGGTGCAGCTCAACCTGCAGGGCGCGGCGACACCCCTCTCGGGATTCACGCAGGCGCCCAACACCACGCGCTCCGTGTCCATGGTGTCGCTGACCGGCAACCCCGTGGTATCCACCAGCATGTACCCCAACCTGCACAACGACACGCAGTCCATCTACAGCGACGTGGGCTACAGTCCGCCCGGCGCCTACCACGGCATCCAGCACATGGACTCCCAGGCGTCCCTGACGGGTGTCCCGCACAAGGTGGAGAGCCAGCAGGCGCTGGTCAATCCCCACCCCGAGGCAGGATGCGGCGCCATGCCCGAGCCTCACCACGGGGCGCCGCAACCCGTCGATGACGAGGAGAAGAGGTCCTGGTTCATCCACACACTGAGCGAGAACCTGAGCATCATCTACGCGGTGTTCCTGGTCACGCTGGGCATCGTCATCTACCTGGCAGACACCTTCAACAACCACGACTCCGCAATGGCCGAGGCCTTTAACGTGTTCCTGATCGTGGTGCAGCTGCTCTGGCTCTTCTACGTGCACGTGGATGTGCGCCGCTACGTGAGCCACATCTCGCGGGCGCTGGAGGAGGCCAAGACCAAGCAGGTGAACAAGGACGAGCAGGTGCAGCTGGAGCCCACCGGGGACGGCCAGTACCAGCTGCGCATCAACGTGCCCGAGGCGCCGAGGACCATCCCGCAGTACTATGGCTTCACCTCGGGCAGGCACGGCGGCTCCCTCTACCTCAAGATCGGTGCTACAG TCTTCTGCCTGGGTTACCTGATCCACACCGGCCTTAACCTGGGCCAGAAGATCCTGTACCTGACGGAGGACAACGAGGACTTCGAGAATTGCACGTGCACGACTGACGTGGTGATGTACGTGCTGCAGCCTGTGTACGCCTTCTACCagctcttcttcatcttcaagtACTCCAAC CTCATCATCAACCGCAGGAAGGTGTTTGCGAGGTTCGGCATCATGCACTGCATCGCCTCCTCGCTGTGCTTCTGGGTGTTCACCATCATGCAGGAAACACTCCAGGCCATCTTCATGAAGAGCAAGGACAAGAGCTACGACTACAGCGGCACCACCGAGGCCTACAAGAAGTACTCGCTGCTCAACGACCTGGACGGCGACGACTCCATCGAGAACGACGTTGACCACTCGGTGACCTATGCGGCCAAGAAGGTTCCCGCCTCGTCCTCGTGGACCATCAACTACGGGTGTGAGAACGACACCCACCTGTCCAGCATGATCAACGCCACCACGCCCTACCTCTACCCCTTCAGCATCGAGTTTAACATCCTGATGGTGGGTCTCTGGATCCTCCTGTGGGAGAACATCGGCCGCTTCGAGCGCCACACGCACATTCCCTCAGTGGAGGTGACCTACGAAGAGGACAACAGCAAGTCGCTCAGCTCGAACCTCATCATCTATGTGGACTGCCACGCTTCCAATCGCGGCCTGTTCGCCGGCCTGCTGATGACCGTAGCCACCGTCATCTCCATTATcctgttcttcatcttctcggCGTCCGAGAGCACCCGCGCGCTGGGCGCCACCGTCAACGGCGCCAGCGAGGTGATCCTGCTATCCTGCATGTTAGTGGCGGGATTCTTCGCCTACAACTCCATCCGCCTGCTGGACATGATCAAGCACGGCATCAGCgccgtggacgacatcctgctTTTCGTGTGCCTGCCCTGCATCTTTTTCTACGCCTTCTTCACCATGGTGCCTTCCATCACGGACGGCAACTACCTGTCCGTGTGCGTTTCCGTCCTGCAGGTGTCCCAGGTCATCCTGCAGACAGCGCTGATGAACGATGGCCTGCGCCGCTGCTCCAACTCGCAGGCGTTGCAGCACAAGAAGCCCGGCAGGGAGGTGATCACGTACCTGGTGGTGGCCAACGTGGCAATGTGGCTGCTGCAGACATTTGAGATCAAGAGCTCCGAGGGAAACTCCCTATTCTACGACTTTTACGGCAAG GAGCTGTGGACGCTGCTGTCCCACTTGACGCTGCCACTCGCGCTCTTCTACCGCTTCCACTCCTCCGTGTGTCTGGCGGACATGTGGAAGGCGTCGTACGAGCCGGAGGAGTCCCACTAG
- the LOC135089854 gene encoding proton channel OtopLc-like isoform X7, which translates to MEQQQQSIPTIELTPESEVSGSSALVSPVQSRRRPTHGLPRQHPHSRVRKVSAPPELQPHLGGTQPQHSNAHAHAHTIQGHGGTNPDHADRSSNSEYILSLPSQTQLSRGFYSSSDSGVPSEYSSCGGHVAEVNRHAPQTSFSPTASVNDLANQHQTHETQDVSFYQSDSDSESLDDLPQGHRKSGVVGEMNNQTLNHTHMEPSPLVLPVGSPPPLNRIPTEPIMNTPPPHPAGVHHNQARRHSMVVQLNLQGAATPLSGFTQAPNTTRSVSMVSLTGNPVVSTSMYPNLHNDTQSIYSDVGYSPPGAYHGIQHMDSQASLTGVPHKVESQQALVNPHPEAGCGAMPEPHHGAPQPVDDEEKRSWFIHTLSENLSIIYAVFLVTLGIVIYLADTFNNHDSAMAEAFNVFLIVVQLLWLFYVHVDVRRYVSHISRALEEAKTKQVNKDEQVQLEPTGDGQYQLRINVPEAPRTIPQYYGFTSGRHGGSLYLKIGATVFCLGYLIHTGLNLGQKILYLTEDNEDFENCTCTTDVVMYVLQPVYAFYQLFFIFKYSNLIINRRKVFARFGIMHCIASSLCFWVFTIMQETLQAIFMKSKDKSYDYSGTTEAYKKYSLLNDLDGDDSIENDVDHSVTYAAKKVPASSSWTINYGCENDTHLSSMINATTPYLYPFSIEFNILMVGLWILLWENIGRFERHTHIPSVEVTYEEDNSKSLSSNLIIYVDCHASNRGLFAGLLMTVATVISIILFFIFSASESTRALGATVNGASEVILLSCMLVAGFFAYNSIRLLDMIKHGISAVDDILLFVCLPCIFFYAFFTMVPSITDGNYLSVCVSVLQVSQVILQTALMNDGLRRCSNSQALQHKKPGREVITYLVVANVAMWLLQTFEIKSSEGNSLFYDFYGKELWTLLSHLTLPLALFYRFHSSVCLADMWKASYEPEESH; encoded by the exons TGAGAGCGAGGTGAGCGGGAGCAGCGCCCTCGTGTCTCCGGTCCAGAGTCGGCGCCGCCCGACGCACGGACTTCCGCGCCAGCACCCACACAGCCGCGTGAGGAAGGTGAGCGCGCCGCCGGAGTTGCAGCCGCACTTGGGTGGCACTCAGCCCCAGCACAGcaacgcccacgcccacgcccacaccatCCAGGGCCACGGCGGCACGAATCCCGATCACGCGGACCGGTCCTCCAACTCGGAATATATCCTCAGCCTGCCCTCACAGACGCAGC TGTCTCGGGGCTTCTACAGCAGCTCGGACTCCGGAGTGCCGTCCGAGTATTCTTCTTGCGGAGGCCATGTGGCAGAAGTGAACCGCCACGCCCCGCAGACCAGCTTCTCTCCCACAGCTTCCGTGAACGACCTCGCGAACCAGCACCAGACTCACGAGACTCAGGACGTGTCCTTCTACCAGTCCGACTCTGATAGCGAG AGTCTGGACGACTTGCCTCAAGGTCACCGCAAGTCTGGTGTTGTTGGTGAGATGAATAACCAGACGCTGAACCACACCCACATGGAGCCCTCCCCCCTGGTGCTCCCGGTGGGTTCCCCACCCCCCCTCAACCGCATCCCCACGGAGCCCATCATGAACACTCCGCCTCCCCACCCGGCGGGCGTCCACCACAACCAGGCCCGGCGCCACAGCATGGTGGTGCAGCTCAACCTGCAGGGCGCGGCGACACCCCTCTCGGGATTCACGCAGGCGCCCAACACCACGCGCTCCGTGTCCATGGTGTCGCTGACCGGCAACCCCGTGGTATCCACCAGCATGTACCCCAACCTGCACAACGACACGCAGTCCATCTACAGCGACGTGGGCTACAGTCCGCCCGGCGCCTACCACGGCATCCAGCACATGGACTCCCAGGCGTCCCTGACGGGTGTCCCGCACAAGGTGGAGAGCCAGCAGGCGCTGGTCAATCCCCACCCCGAGGCAGGATGCGGCGCCATGCCCGAGCCTCACCACGGGGCGCCGCAACCCGTCGATGACGAGGAGAAGAGGTCCTGGTTCATCCACACACTGAGCGAGAACCTGAGCATCATCTACGCGGTGTTCCTGGTCACGCTGGGCATCGTCATCTACCTGGCAGACACCTTCAACAACCACGACTCCGCAATGGCCGAGGCCTTTAACGTGTTCCTGATCGTGGTGCAGCTGCTCTGGCTCTTCTACGTGCACGTGGATGTGCGCCGCTACGTGAGCCACATCTCGCGGGCGCTGGAGGAGGCCAAGACCAAGCAGGTGAACAAGGACGAGCAGGTGCAGCTGGAGCCCACCGGGGACGGCCAGTACCAGCTGCGCATCAACGTGCCCGAGGCGCCGAGGACCATCCCGCAGTACTATGGCTTCACCTCGGGCAGGCACGGCGGCTCCCTCTACCTCAAGATCGGTGCTACAG TCTTCTGCCTGGGTTACCTGATCCACACCGGCCTTAACCTGGGCCAGAAGATCCTGTACCTGACGGAGGACAACGAGGACTTCGAGAATTGCACGTGCACGACTGACGTGGTGATGTACGTGCTGCAGCCTGTGTACGCCTTCTACCagctcttcttcatcttcaagtACTCCAAC CTCATCATCAACCGCAGGAAGGTGTTTGCGAGGTTCGGCATCATGCACTGCATCGCCTCCTCGCTGTGCTTCTGGGTGTTCACCATCATGCAGGAAACACTCCAGGCCATCTTCATGAAGAGCAAGGACAAGAGCTACGACTACAGCGGCACCACCGAGGCCTACAAGAAGTACTCGCTGCTCAACGACCTGGACGGCGACGACTCCATCGAGAACGACGTTGACCACTCGGTGACCTATGCGGCCAAGAAGGTTCCCGCCTCGTCCTCGTGGACCATCAACTACGGGTGTGAGAACGACACCCACCTGTCCAGCATGATCAACGCCACCACGCCCTACCTCTACCCCTTCAGCATCGAGTTTAACATCCTGATGGTGGGTCTCTGGATCCTCCTGTGGGAGAACATCGGCCGCTTCGAGCGCCACACGCACATTCCCTCAGTGGAGGTGACCTACGAAGAGGACAACAGCAAGTCGCTCAGCTCGAACCTCATCATCTATGTGGACTGCCACGCTTCCAATCGCGGCCTGTTCGCCGGCCTGCTGATGACCGTAGCCACCGTCATCTCCATTATcctgttcttcatcttctcggCGTCCGAGAGCACCCGCGCGCTGGGCGCCACCGTCAACGGCGCCAGCGAGGTGATCCTGCTATCCTGCATGTTAGTGGCGGGATTCTTCGCCTACAACTCCATCCGCCTGCTGGACATGATCAAGCACGGCATCAGCgccgtggacgacatcctgctTTTCGTGTGCCTGCCCTGCATCTTTTTCTACGCCTTCTTCACCATGGTGCCTTCCATCACGGACGGCAACTACCTGTCCGTGTGCGTTTCCGTCCTGCAGGTGTCCCAGGTCATCCTGCAGACAGCGCTGATGAACGATGGCCTGCGCCGCTGCTCCAACTCGCAGGCGTTGCAGCACAAGAAGCCCGGCAGGGAGGTGATCACGTACCTGGTGGTGGCCAACGTGGCAATGTGGCTGCTGCAGACATTTGAGATCAAGAGCTCCGAGGGAAACTCCCTATTCTACGACTTTTACGGCAAG GAGCTGTGGACGCTGCTGTCCCACTTGACGCTGCCACTCGCGCTCTTCTACCGCTTCCACTCCTCCGTGTGTCTGGCGGACATGTGGAAGGCGTCGTACGAGCCGGAGGAGTCCCACTAG